In Phycisphaerales bacterium, the sequence CTCGATCGGCGTCTCTCTTTCCCGGCGTGGTCTGTCGAAGCGGATGGGTCGATAACGCAGACAGTGCCGTCGCGCCAACGCCGGCGTCTCAGGCCGAGCCGCAGCCAGGATCGCCTCCCGACGACCCCCGACGACCCGGGCTAAACTCGCTTCCCCTTTTTCAGCACGGAGAGGTGTCCGAGTGGCTGAAGGAGCAGCACTGGAAATGCTGTATACGGGTAACCGTATCGGGGGTTCGAATCCCCCCCTCTCCGCTTGAATAGCCCCGAGCCGATTCGGCCTCGGGGCTTTTTCATTGGTACACACTCACAGTCGCGAGTGTCCGCAGGCCATTACCGCCCGGCGTGATCGAGTGACTCGGCCCGAAGGATGTGCAAATCGGCGAGTTGCTCAAGCGTCCCTGTGATGGTGGTTGGCATGCCTACGAAGTCGCGGACGGTGTCGATCGTCGCGGCGTGACCCTGCGCGTCAGTAAGCAGGTAATACGTCGGTATCCCGGTGGCGTCGCGGGAGAGGAGCATGGGGGGGATGCCGCCCTGGATGCAGAGGATGGCGCAGGCGCGGTGGGCCTTACCCTCGCCGGGTTTCATGGCTCCGAGGTAGCACTTGGGGTCGATGACCTCGCCGGTTATGGTGATGGGGCCTAGGGATTTGGGCGTGGGGATCTCGCGTGGCGGCGAGTCGGGGGTGGTGGCCACCGAGGCCATCGCGTCGGGTGATGAGGCGACCTCGATCATGCGGCGGTGGTCGCGCTCGAGGAGTGTGCCCTTGATGGTGGCGGTGGTGTGGTTGAAGGGTTTGATGCGTTCGCGGATGCCATGCTTTCCTTCGGCGACGAGGAGGATGACGCTCGGGCCCTGGTGTTCGCTGACGATGAGCATGGGCTGGGGTTCGGCGAGGATGGTGCCGGTCCAGGAGTTGGTGTCCACGTGCCAGACGGCGTTCCCGGGGGAACGCTGGGCGAGTGCGGCGAGGCTCGCGACAATGGCGAGGAGGATCATGATGAGGGGGAGCGCGAGGCGGACGGTGTCGCGATGCTCGCGAGGGGCGGGGAGATAGCCGACGTAGATGCGGTTTGGATTGTCGGGGGTGGTGGGCATGGGATGTTTCTTGGTGATGAATCGGATCGATTCCTACTGCACGCTGCCGTGATAGGCGCAGTCCGCATATTCACGCAGCCAGGAGGGCACGTCATCACGCTCGAGAAACTTCTCGATGAATGACTGAAGCTGCGGTGCGATGTCGCGGCGTTTCTTCGCCCGGTGTACTGAAACGATGTGCCCGATTCCGTGAAGGGCGCTGATTCGGCACGCACTCGTGCGGCATTTCAAGAGAGCCGTTTCAAGGATGTGAACTCCTGGCTCAACCAAATGGGGTGCCTTGTCTGGAAACATGACGGTTCCTGCAAGGTTGTCCATGTCCCAGATCATGTAGACCGCACCGTCGATTATGTGCTTGAGATACAGTTGGCTGTCTGGGTCTGAGCCCCTATTCCCGCAAACTCGATCGAAGAGGTTGGTGTACATGGTCGCAATCGATCGGATGCAGCCGGACTGAAGATCTACGGGAATCTGGGAGTCGCGGACCGTTTTGATATACTCCGAACCCGTTCCGAAGAGAAACCACGTGGCCTTTGCAATCTGATTGTCCGTGAACTCCTCCACAACCGAGTTGGGTGATTCAAAGAGTCTGGTCATGTATGTCGCCAGCAACGAGACTTCCAAGTTCAAGAATCGTTCCTGTCTGACAATGCCAACCTCCCACGAGTCCGCGTCGTTTCCGCTGAAATCGTCCCACGCTTGAGTAAAGCAGTAGTATCGCCATTCCTCGAACGTTGGTGATTGTGATTCCATTTATCCTCTGCGGCAATTTGCCAGTCACACATCGGCCATGAGTTCCAGTCCTGTAGTCACACACATTACGGGATCGGTGCCGGTGTCGCGGGATCGTTGAGCGGGCGCGGCTTTGGATTGACGAGGATGCGGCGGCCCTCGATGCGGACCTCGTGGGTGGGGACGCGATCGTCGAAGGGTGGTGGGGCGGCGCCGGATTCGGGGCGGTATTGGTAGCCGTGCCAGGGGCAGGTGATGCAGCCGTCGAGGATCTGGCCCTCGGCGAGGGGGCCGCCCTGGTGGGCGCAGACGCCGGAGATCGCGGCGATGGTGGTAGTGTCGCGGAAGACGGCGATGGGCGGGCCGGCTTTGGTGCAGATCGAGACGGCGCGAGAGGGGGCGATGTCGTCGATGGAGCCGGCGTCGAGCCAGGATGTGGCGGGGTCTGTGGGTGTTGTGAGGGCGTCCTTGCGTTTCTGCTTGAAGGCGGCAGCGAGGTGGAGCGTGGTGAGTGTGGCGAGGCCGAGGATCAGCGCGATTGGGATGAATCGTGAGGGCTCGGACTGCATGATGCCGAGGGCGACGTGGAGGACGAGGAGCGCGTAGGCGAGATAGACGAGCATGTGGATGGACTTCCACACGCGGGGCGTGAGGTTCTTGAGCCAGAAGTCGTGGCTGGTGGCGGCGAGGACGAAGAGGATCAGGAAGGCGACGAATCCGAGGATCTCGAAGGGGAAACGGCTGATGGAGGCGTAGTCGTGTGTGGCGTCGAGGAGGGCGCTCGCGGGGTTCCGGACGCCGAAGCCGCCATAGAAGCCGATCGCGATCAGGGCGTGGAGGAGGGCGAGGAGGAAGATGGTGACGCCGAGATGGCGACGGTTGTAAAGGAGCGGGGCGAAGCGTGTGGAGAGGCGGGCGAGAGGGCCGATGGCGAGGGCGACGTGGAGGAGGGTGAGGCTGGTGAGGCCGAGGGCGCGCATCGCGAGGATGGGTGGTGAAATGGCCTCGGCGCCCGCGTGGGTGAGGGAGGTGATCGTCGCGAAGGTGATGAGGAGGATGAGCGTGGCGGCGACGATCGCGAGGTCGTAGAGACGCTTGTGGCGGTTCCACTGGATGGCTCGATAGGCGACGCTCATGGGAGGCTCGAGGCCTGGGGGATGTCGGTGTGAGCGCGATCCTCGCGGGTGGCGATAGTGGCCCACAGTGCCGCGGCGAGGAGGATTGGGAGGATGATCCAGATTAGGCGATGGATGGAGCGTTGGGTGCGGGTCATGGAGTGCAGGTCATGGGTGATGATGCGCGGACTCGCGTGAGTGGTGACGGAGGTTGGCGCGGAGCATGAGGGGCCAGAGGGCGATGAGGCCGGGGATGATGAGGAGGCGGAAGGGAAGGGAGCCATTGGCGGCGGCGGGGTCAACTGAGTTGATGCCCCGGAAGGCGAGGGGGATGGCGAGGAGCGCGCCGATGGCGAAGTAGATGCTGAGGGTCAGAAGCATGAAGTCCATGGGAGACATGCGGGGTTTGATGCCAGGGGGTGGGCTTGGTCTCAGATTCGTGGATTCACGCTTGATGAGTGAGTTACAGGAGATTTGGCTTTGCCACGTTGCAGGTCAAGAGCACCACTCTGGAGAGTGGTGCCACCTTTACACAGAGAAACCCCCGGGTGGTGGGACCCGGGGGTTCAGGGAGTTGCGGGGCGCTCGTGCTCCGGTCTTTCAGGAGCCGCGGACGCGGAGGGTGGGACTCGGCGTCGCGATCGATGCCCCGCAGGTGGTGGGCTGGGAGTTGTGTCGTTCACGGTCGTTATATCAGAGGCGTGCCGTCGGCGTGGGCGGCGTGGGTGGACGCGTCGCGGATGCTCCTCCGTGGGGTGCTTTGGCCGAGTGTGGGCGGCCTTGGGGCTGTCCCTGCCCCATCACACCGGTGAGTGTGACGCACGTCGAGTGGAGCGGCGAATCGCGGGGCTGATGAGTGTCGGGGTCGATCCTCGACGCCCGTCACCAGCATGTATCCATCCTGTTGCTGACCCTTGTGTCCCTCCTGCTGGCCGCGTGCTTGTGACGGCACGCCTCTGATGTGAACGATCTGGAAACGAGACGGAGTTCCGAAGTGACGAAGTAGGAAGCACAGGCAGCGGGACGCCTGTGCCATGTGAGATTTCAACTGCAGCCCATGCTGTTGCCGCAGTTCAGGCACTTGTGGCAGGTGCCCGAACGAACGGTGACGTTGCCACAGATATCGCAGGCGGGGGCGTCGCCCATGCTCTCCATCGCCACCGAGAGCGTGGAGGAGGCGGTGACCTGGGTGCCTGTGATCTCGACCGACGAAGACTCAACGATCACGGTGCGCGAGGCGGAGGTGATGGCCGCGTCGTCGGCGTGGTCGTCGGCCCAGTCGTCGTCGACCGAAGGCGGGGCGACAAAGCGGGAGGCGTCCTCGGTCGCCGGCGGGGCGCTCCAGTCGGAGCGGGGCTGGAACTCGATGACGCTGGAGGGCTTGGGGGAGGACTCACGCTTGGGGGCGTACTGCTCGCGGAAGCCGGGGATGAACTGCATGCCCATCCAGCGGAAGATGTAGTCGACGAGGCTCTGGGCGATGGGGATGTCGGAGTTGGTGGTCATGCCCGCCGGCTCGAAGCGCTGGAAGGAGAACTTGCCGACGAGGCTGGAGACAGGGACGCCGTATTGCAGGGCGACGCTGGTGGCGGTGCCGAGCGAGTCCATGAGGCCGCCGATGGTGGATCCTTCCTTGCTCATGGTGATGAAGAGTTCGCCGGGCATGCCGTCGTCGTAGAGCCCGACGGTGAGGTATCCCTCGTGCCCGGCGACGTTGAACTTGTGGGTGATGGAGCGACGCGTGTCGCTGAGTCGGCGGCGCATGGGCTTGTGGACGATCTGGATGATGGGCTCAGGCGCCTGGATCGAGGAGGCCGGCGTCGCCACAGCCGGGGCGAGGGCACCAGAGGTGGTAGGGTCCGGGCGGAGGTCCTTGGAAGGCTCGTCCTTCTTCGTCTCCTTGGCCGAGTCCTTCTTGAGTTCGTTCTTGGCCTCGTCGGCGGTAGCGGAGAGGGGCTGGCTGAGTTTGCAGCCGTCGCGATAGAGGGCGTTGGCCTTCAGCCCGAGTTCCCACGAGAGGCGGTAGCACGACTTGATGTCATCGACCGAGGCCTCGTTGGGGAGGTTGATGGTCTTAGAGATCGCGCCGGAGATGAAGGGCTGGGCGGCGGCCATCATGCGGATGTGCCCCTCGGCGGCGATGAAGCGCTTGCCGAGTTTGCCGCACTTGTTGGCGCAGTCGAAGATAGGAAGGTGGGCGGCTTTGAGGTGCGGCGCGCCCTCGATGGTGGCCGTGCCGCAGATCGCGAGGTTGAGGGCGCTGATGTCGTCGTCGGAGAGGCCGAGCGCGGCGAGGAGATTGAAGGACGAGTCGGCCTTGGCGGCTTCGGGGGCGATGCCGCACGCCCGGAGCGAATCCTCCGAGAGCGACCACGCCGAGAAGGCGAAGAGAAGTTCGAAGACGCCCGGGAGCGAGGCCTCGATCGCGTTGAGATCAACCGTGGTGACGCCGCGATCGGCGAGGAACTTGCGGAGGGTGCCCGTGCCGCTGGGCAGCGGCGTGTTGAGCGTGAGCGTGCCCAGGATGTAGGTCATGATGTCGCGGACGTGGAGCGGCGAATACGCGAGCGCGTGCAGGGCCGGCTCGACGGACTCGTTGGCGATCTTGAAGTAGCCGCCACCGGCGAGTTTCTTGAACTTCACGAGGGCGAAGTCGGGCTCAACGCCCGTGGTGTCGCAATCCATGAGCAGGCCGATCGTGCCCGTGGGCGCGATGACGGTGGTCTGGGCGTTGCGATAGCCGTGCTTTTCGCCCAGGGCGAGGGCGTCGTCCCAGACGGTGGTGGCGCGCTTGAGGAGGGCGTCGGTGTTGGCGACGCGGAGCGTGCCGGCCTTGCGACTCTTGGTGATGAGGTCGTGGTCGATGGGGACGGGGCGGATGGTAAGGTCGATGTAGTCCTTGCTCGTGCGCGACGTGCCGTGGGCCGCGAGGCGATGGTTCTTGATGACGCGGAGCATGGAGTCGCGGTCGTCATCGAAGCCCGGGAATGGACCATGCTCGCTGGCCATGAGGGCGCTCATGCGATACGAGCGGCCTGTGAGGATCGACGTGAGTGTGGCGCAGATGGCGCGGGCCTCGTCGGAGTCGTAGGGGATCCCCGCCTGCATGAGCATGGCGCCGAGATTGGCATAGCCCAGGCCGAGGGTGCGGAAGCGATACGAGAGTTCGGCGATCTGCTTGCTTGGGAAGGCGGCCATGAGGACGCTGATCTCGAGGACGATGGTCCAGAGATCGACGCCATGCTCGAAGCGCTCGTGGTCGAAGGTGCGGGCCTTGTCGTCATAGAAGCGGAGGACGTTGAGCGAGGCGAGGTTGCAGGCGGTGTTGTCGAGGAACATGTACTCGCTGCAGGGGTTGCTCGCGTTGATGCGGCCGGCGCTGGGGCAGGTGTGCCAGGCGTTGATGGTCGAGTCGAACTGGACGCCCGGATCGGCGCAGCGCCACGCGGCGAAGCCGATCTGGTCCCAGAGGTCGCGGGCGCGATAGGTGTGCGCCACCTTGCCGGTGATGCGCCATGTCGTGTCCCACGAGGTGTCCTTGTCGATCGCCTCGAAGAAGGAGTCGGGGATACGGACGGAGTTGTTGGAGTTCTGACCGCTGACGGTCTGGTAGGCCTCGCCGTTGAAGTCATAGTTCAGCGTGAGTTTGAGTTCCTCGCACTGCTTGGCGACGCCGGGGTCGTGCTTCTTGAGGAGGCGCAGGCCCTCGACCATCGCCTGGACTTTGATCTCTTCGCGGACCTTCCAGTTGATGAACTCGGCGATGTCGGGGTGGTCCATGTCGAGGCAGACCATCTTGGCGGCGCGGCGTGTGGTGCCGCCGGATTTGATCGCGCTTGCGGCACGGTCGCCGATGCGAAGCCAAGACATGAGCCCGGAGGACTTCCCGCCGCCGGAGAGTTTCTCGCCGTCGCCGCGGAGGTGGCTGAAGTTGGTCCCGGTGCCGCTGCCGTATTTGAAGAGTCGGGCCTCGCGCACCCAGAGGTCCATGATGCCTCCTTCGTTGACGAGGTCGTCATCGACGGACTGGATGAAGCAGGCGTGGGGCTGGGGGTGGGTGTAGGCGTCGTCGGCGAGTTTGGGCGTGCCGGTGTTGGGGTCGACGATCCAGTGGCCCTGGGCGGGCCCGGAGATGCCATAGGCGTAGTTCAGCCCGGTGTTGAACCACTGGGGGCTGTTGGGCGCGCACATCTGGTGGACCATCATGTAGACGAGTTCGTCGTAGAACGCCTGGGCGTCGTCGGCGGAATCGAAGTAGTTGTGCGTCTCGCCCCAGTAGCGCCAGCAGCCGGCGAGGCGGTGGATCACCTGCTCGGCGGACTTCTCCGGGCCGGTCTGCGGCTTGCCGGACTCGAGGATGGGCTTGATGGCGCCGGCGGTGTCCCGCGCGACGCGCCCGGCGGACGTGAACTCGCACTGCGGCACGCCGGCCTTGCGGAAGTACTTGCTGACCATGATGTCCACGGCCAACTGCGACCACGACTCGGGGAGCCAGGCGTCCTTCATCTCGAAGACCACCGACCCGTCGGGGTTGGTGATCCTGGAGGAGCGCTTGGCCCACTTCACAGAGTCGAATGCATCCTGGCCTTTGGTGGTGAACTTTCTCGTGATCTTCATGATTCTGTGGCCTTCCTGCGTCCGTGCTTCAAGGAACCTTTGGAATCGGCATTCGTGATTCGTGATTCGGCATTCGTTGCCGAACTCGCGGCTTTGGGCGATTGCATGTGTCGAATGAGGCCCGCGAGCACCTTGCTGACATCGTTCCAATCGGCATGCAAACTCTCGTGACCTCGTGTCGTGATGTATCCCATGTCACGGGCGAGTTGCAGTTGTGTGTCGAGTTCGAACAGGCTTCCTCGGGCAACTTTCAGGAATCGTGTGTAGTCGACTCGACTGCCACGCCCAAATCCTTCGGCGATGTTGCTCGGAACCGAGACGGCCGAACGACGCATCTGCGATGCAAGTCCAGCTGCTTCACGCTGCGGGAGCGTGTTCGCAGCCTTCATCACGCGGTTCGCAAAGTCCATAGCCAATTGCCAGGCCCTCAAGTCTCGATGGGAACGGATGCTGCTCACGCGTCACACGAATGCCGAATCACGAATCACGAATGCCGATGCCTAATCAACCCTCGGCAACGTTAATCCACCCTGATCCTGATACTTCCCACCCTTGTCCGCGTAACTCTTCTCGCAGACCTCGTCGGCCTTGAGGAAGATGAACTGGGCGATGCCCTCGTTCGCGTAGACCTTCGCCGGCAGCGGCGTGGTGTTGGAGATTTCGAGCGTGACCTTGCCGCGCCATTCGGGCTCGAGGGGCGTGACGTTCACGATGAGGCCGCAGCGGGCGTAGGTGCTCTTGCCGACGCAGACGACGAGGATGTCGCGCGGGATCTCGATGTACTCGACGGTCTCGCAGAGGGCGAAGGAGTTCGGCGGGATGACGACGTGGTCGAGCCCGAGTTTGGCCGTATCCACCTCGACCATGAGGTCGTCGGTGAAGCGCTTGGGATCGACGACGGCGACCTGCCCGGTCTTGGGCGTGGGCGTGAAGATCTTGAAGTGGGTCCCGACGCGGACGTCGTAGCCGTAGGAGGAAACGCCGAAGGAGATCTTGCCCGGGCGCTTGACGGCGTCCTCGAAGGGTGTGATCTTGACCTGCTTGCGGATTTGTTTGTCGGAGAGCACGCCCACGCTGTCCACCCGTGTCCCTGTTAGGCGATCGGTGCCGTGGTCCCACCCGTGGCGTCGATCGCGTCGTCTCTGTCTGTCGCCGTCGCGGGCGTTGGTGGCTCGCGACCTACGGTGATGTGCGGCGTTCGAGGTTTGGATTTGACCCTTGGTGAGGGAGTCCGATTTTCGAACACAGTACGATCGTAGTCCTAACAAAATGAACAGAATATCGCGTGCTCGGGCGTGATTGACGTCCGAGAACTCGTTATTCTGGCCTCGCGTCCTGCGAACCCCGTGATGTGGGGCTGCCCGTTGTACCGGCGGAGCAGGTTTGAGGGGGGCAAGCATACCACAACAGATCGTACATGCAAGGGTAGTGAAGTACAAAAGAATGTGGGTTTCCTGTCGGGAAGTTGTCCATAGGGCGCAAGAGTGGCACGAAACTGGATTTGCGCGGTGTGGATTTGGTGAAGATTTGTTTCTGAGTTGTCCCGAAAGCGCAGTGTTCGTGCGTACACAATGCGAACATTGCTGGAATTGAATATTGCGCGTTGGGTGCGGTTGTCGGCGGTAGCATGTTGGTGGATTTCGAGTCGGCACACACGTGGTGCACGGCTTGGACGGGTGCGTGTCGCGTCGAAAGCGCGATGTGCCATGGGCCTTGCAGGCCCTCCTTTGGGAGTCGATCGATGCGGGTGATTCGAGTTGGTGTCGCGTGCGCACTAGGGACCCTGGGCGTATTGCTCTCAGGATGTGGCGGCGGTGGCGGGAAGGCGAAGCCCGTGACGCCTGTGGTGCGCGCGGTGCCCGATGCGTTGCGCGGGACGATCGGGACCGAGGCGACGATCCGTGGCGCGCAGCCGCAGTTGGTAAGCGGGTTCGGGATCGTGGTGGGGTTGAACGGCACGGGCGGGAAGCCTCTGCCCGACAAGATCCGGGCGACGATGGAGCGTGAGATCCAGATGCGGAGCATCGGGCCCGATGGGTCGATCGCGCCTGGGTCAAAGATCCGATTGAGCGATCCCAACGTGGCGGTAGTGGTGGTGCAGGCGGCGATCCCGCCCGGCGCACCCGACGGCGCGACGTTCGACGTGGCCGTCTCGGCGGTGAACGCGGACAGCCTCGAGGGCGGTCTGCTGTACACGACGGCGATGCGGATCGGGGCGCCCTCGCTGCTGGGCTCGCGACAGACGCGCGAGATCGGCGAGGCGCGAGGGCCGATCTTTCTCAATCCGTTCGCGGATCCCGGACGCGAGGATGAGGGCGTGACACGGACCGCAGGGCGAATCCTGGGCGGCGGTCGCGTGACGAATGCTCTGAAACTGGAACTGGTCCTCGACAACGCGAGCCACGGACGGGCGACCGCGATGGTCGAGGCGATCAACTCGCGGTTCCCGGCCTCGCGCTACGGCGACCGCGACGAGGTGGCCCGCGGGCGCGACGCGTCGAGCATCGCGCTGCGCGTGCCGTCGTGGTATAAGGATCGGGCGTCGGAGTTCCTGGAACTGGTGGGGCACCTGGCGATCGATCGACGGGCGTCCGAGCAGCGGGCGCGGCAGTATGTAGAGGCGCTCAAGGCCGAGCCGGTGCTGGCGTCGGAGTTGTCGTGGTGCCTGGAGGCGATCGGGGACAAGGCGCTGCCGTATTGCCGGGAGATGTACGAGTATCCCGAGTTGAATCCCCGTCTGGCGGCGTTGCGGGCGGGCGCCCGGCTTGGGGACGTCCGGACGGCCGAGCCTTTGATGAAGATCGTGACCTCGAGCAAGGGCCTCGAGCGGTTGGACGCGATCGCCCTCCTGTCTGATCTGAGCGGCCCGAATATCGATCTCTCCCTGAGGGGGCTCCTGGAAGACACGGACCTCGCGACGCGGATCGCGGCGTACGAGGCCTTGGCCAAGCGGGCCGAGAAGCGCCAGTTGGCGACGCTCGCCGGACGATATTTGCGAGGAGGGGCGGGGGAACTCTCGCCGGCGTATGTCGAGGAGTTGTCGAAGGTGGCGCTCCCCGCTGGTTCGATTGAGGGTGTCCAGCGGGAAATGGTCGCCGGGTCGTTCTTCGTGGACTACGTGCCCGTGGGCGATCCACTGGTGTATGTGACCCAGCAGGGGCGCCCCAGGATCGTGGTCTTCGGGAAGGATCTAACGCTCGACAAGCCGTTCCTGGCGTCGGCGTGGTCGGAGCGGATGATGCTGGTGTGCGATGGAGATGGCGGACCGGTCCGGGCGCTCTATCGCGACCCCGAGGGGCGTTCGACCAAGACCACCGTTCGAGGCGATCTCCGCGACCTGATCCGGATGTTCGCCCAGCATCCTTCCGTGGACGACCAGCGCCCCGGCTTCGCGCTGTCATACTCGGAGGTGGTGGGGGCGCTGCACGAGTTGCGCGGGTCGGGCGTAGGGCCCTATCGGTTCGCGACCGAGGACGATCGACTCCGCGGGTTGCTGGTGGCGGCGTCGAACACGCTGGCGGCGAAGGACCGCCCGGAGACCGCCGACGACGCGCCGCAGGCGGACGCAGTCGTGCCCGTGCTGGCGGATCGCGCGACGATCGAGGCGGCATCAGAGTTCCGCCCACGGATCGTGCCGATTCCACCCAAGAGCAAGTAAGGAGTCGTCGTTGGGGGGAATGCGTGTGTATGGTTGTGGACCCGCGGGGAGATCGGTTCTGGATGGACCGGTTCCGCGGATGATGTGCAGTCCCCGGGCGCGCGGTCTGTTGTGCGCCGGCCCGGGGCGCGACATGGAGGTTGCATGCGTCTCTCCAAGTTGACCCTCAGCGGCTTCAAAAGTTTCGCTGACAAGACCGAGTTCACGTTCGATGACGCGGTGACGGGGATCGTCGGTCCCAACGGCTGCGGGAAGTCGAACGTGGTGGACGCGGTGAAGTGGGTGCTTGGTGAGCGATCGAGCAAGAGCCTCCGCGGGCACGAGATGATGGACGTCATCTTCGCGGGCTCGGCTGGTCGCAAAGAGAGCGGGATGGCGAGCGTCTGCCTCTCCTTCGAGAACCCGGTGCTCCATGGCGAGGCGTTCCCGACGGGCGATGGCTCGCTCGGCGAGGCCGAAGTTGAAGGCGAGGTCGAGGACTCGAGCGGGGGTGAGGCTGACGCGGCTGCGGCCGTAAACGCGGGCGAGCAGGACGACCCGATCGTTCGACGGGACCGCAAGATCGGTCGAGCGCTGCCATATGACGCCGATGTCGTCGAGATCGAGCGTCGGCTGTATCGCAGCGGCGACAGCGAGTACCTGATCAACGGCCGCAAGGCGCGCCTCCGCGACATCCGCGAGTTGTTCATGGACACGGGCATCGGGGCCGACGCCTACTCGATCATCGAGCAGGGGAAGGTCGACGCGATGCTGCTCGCCAGCCCGCAGGAACGCCGCACGATCTTCGAAGAGGCCGCGGGGATCGCGAAGTACAAGCAGCGCCGCATCGAGGCGCAGCGGAAACTCGACCGGGCCGAGACAAATCTCAAGAGCACCCGCGAGCAACTCGAGAACACCGAACGCCGTCTTCGCATCGTGCGCGGGCAGGCGGCGAAGGCGCGGACGTTTCGCGAGTTGGACGTCGAGTTGCGCGCGTGGCGGATGGCGCTCGCCTTCGATCAGTACGACGATCTCGTCGAGCGGCTCACGGGCTTGACCTCGCGCCAGGAAGACCTCGACGGGCAGCGCCACGAGGCGGCCGAGGGACTGGCGACGGCCGAGGGTGCGCTCGCGGAGGCGGAGGCGAGGCGACAGGAGGTCGCGCGCGATCTGCGAGAGCGTGAGCAATTGCTGCAGAACGCGAAGCACGAGGAGGAGCAGGCGAGGCAGCGCGTGCGGATGCTGACGGCGTCGATCGAGGATGCAAAGCGCCAGCACGCGATCGATGAGCAGCGACTCAAGGAGATGCGCGAGCGCCAGTCATCGAGCGAGACCGATCTTGTCGATCGTCGCGAAGAGTTGGCGGCGCTCGCAGAGCGATTGGCCGAGGCCGAACGCACGCTGGAACTCGCCACACGCGAGCGGTCGGAAGCGATCGCGGCGGCATCGGACCTGAAGCGGTCCTTCACGGAAAAGCAGATCGCGGCGACACGCATCGAGCGAGAGCGACAGGGCGTGCTTGCGTCGCTCCAGGCCGAGCGGCATCGCGAGGAGACGGGTCGCGAGCAGTTCGAGGCCGCCAAGGCGAGGCGGGACCAGGCCGAGGGCGAGATCACGCGCGTCGAGTCGTCGCTGGATGACGCGAAGGCCGCGCTCGAGGAAAGCGTGCGTGTGGTGCGCGAGTCGGAAGCGAAAGTGCAGGACCTCGAGCAGTCCGTCGATCGGCTCGGCGCGGACCGTCGCGAGCGGGCAAAGCAGGTCGGCGTGCGCGAGCAGGAGCAGG encodes:
- a CDS encoding ferric reductase-like transmembrane domain-containing protein yields the protein MSVAYRAIQWNRHKRLYDLAIVAATLILLITFATITSLTHAGAEAISPPILAMRALGLTSLTLLHVALAIGPLARLSTRFAPLLYNRRHLGVTIFLLALLHALIAIGFYGGFGVRNPASALLDATHDYASISRFPFEILGFVAFLILFVLAATSHDFWLKNLTPRVWKSIHMLVYLAYALLVLHVALGIMQSEPSRFIPIALILGLATLTTLHLAAAFKQKRKDALTTPTDPATSWLDAGSIDDIAPSRAVSICTKAGPPIAVFRDTTTIAAISGVCAHQGGPLAEGQILDGCITCPWHGYQYRPESGAAPPPFDDRVPTHEVRIEGRRILVNPKPRPLNDPATPAPIP
- a CDS encoding adenosylcobalamin-dependent ribonucleoside-diphosphate reductase; amino-acid sequence: MKITRKFTTKGQDAFDSVKWAKRSSRITNPDGSVVFEMKDAWLPESWSQLAVDIMVSKYFRKAGVPQCEFTSAGRVARDTAGAIKPILESGKPQTGPEKSAEQVIHRLAGCWRYWGETHNYFDSADDAQAFYDELVYMMVHQMCAPNSPQWFNTGLNYAYGISGPAQGHWIVDPNTGTPKLADDAYTHPQPHACFIQSVDDDLVNEGGIMDLWVREARLFKYGSGTGTNFSHLRGDGEKLSGGGKSSGLMSWLRIGDRAASAIKSGGTTRRAAKMVCLDMDHPDIAEFINWKVREEIKVQAMVEGLRLLKKHDPGVAKQCEELKLTLNYDFNGEAYQTVSGQNSNNSVRIPDSFFEAIDKDTSWDTTWRITGKVAHTYRARDLWDQIGFAAWRCADPGVQFDSTINAWHTCPSAGRINASNPCSEYMFLDNTACNLASLNVLRFYDDKARTFDHERFEHGVDLWTIVLEISVLMAAFPSKQIAELSYRFRTLGLGYANLGAMLMQAGIPYDSDEARAICATLTSILTGRSYRMSALMASEHGPFPGFDDDRDSMLRVIKNHRLAAHGTSRTSKDYIDLTIRPVPIDHDLITKSRKAGTLRVANTDALLKRATTVWDDALALGEKHGYRNAQTTVIAPTGTIGLLMDCDTTGVEPDFALVKFKKLAGGGYFKIANESVEPALHALAYSPLHVRDIMTYILGTLTLNTPLPSGTGTLRKFLADRGVTTVDLNAIEASLPGVFELLFAFSAWSLSEDSLRACGIAPEAAKADSSFNLLAALGLSDDDISALNLAICGTATIEGAPHLKAAHLPIFDCANKCGKLGKRFIAAEGHIRMMAAAQPFISGAISKTINLPNEASVDDIKSCYRLSWELGLKANALYRDGCKLSQPLSATADEAKNELKKDSAKETKKDEPSKDLRPDPTTSGALAPAVATPASSIQAPEPIIQIVHKPMRRRLSDTRRSITHKFNVAGHEGYLTVGLYDDGMPGELFITMSKEGSTIGGLMDSLGTATSVALQYGVPVSSLVGKFSFQRFEPAGMTTNSDIPIAQSLVDYIFRWMGMQFIPGFREQYAPKRESSPKPSSVIEFQPRSDWSAPPATEDASRFVAPPSVDDDWADDHADDAAITSASRTVIVESSSVEITGTQVTASSTLSVAMESMGDAPACDICGNVTVRSGTCHKCLNCGNSMGCS
- a CDS encoding dCTP deaminase: MLAPLKPAPPVQRAAPHHGVRRTRGQNNEFSDVNHARARDILFILLGLRSYCVRKSDSLTKGQIQTSNAAHHRRSRATNARDGDRQRRRDRRHGWDHGTDRLTGTRVDSVGVLSDKQIRKQVKITPFEDAVKRPGKISFGVSSYGYDVRVGTHFKIFTPTPKTGQVAVVDPKRFTDDLMVEVDTAKLGLDHVVIPPNSFALCETVEYIEIPRDILVVCVGKSTYARCGLIVNVTPLEPEWRGKVTLEISNTTPLPAKVYANEGIAQFIFLKADEVCEKSYADKGGKYQDQGGLTLPRVD
- a CDS encoding four helix bundle protein → MKAANTLPQREAAGLASQMRRSAVSVPSNIAEGFGRGSRVDYTRFLKVARGSLFELDTQLQLARDMGYITTRGHESLHADWNDVSKVLAGLIRHMQSPKAASSATNAESRITNADSKGSLKHGRRKATES
- a CDS encoding flagellar basal body P-ring protein FlgI gives rise to the protein MTPVVRAVPDALRGTIGTEATIRGAQPQLVSGFGIVVGLNGTGGKPLPDKIRATMEREIQMRSIGPDGSIAPGSKIRLSDPNVAVVVVQAAIPPGAPDGATFDVAVSAVNADSLEGGLLYTTAMRIGAPSLLGSRQTREIGEARGPIFLNPFADPGREDEGVTRTAGRILGGGRVTNALKLELVLDNASHGRATAMVEAINSRFPASRYGDRDEVARGRDASSIALRVPSWYKDRASEFLELVGHLAIDRRASEQRARQYVEALKAEPVLASELSWCLEAIGDKALPYCREMYEYPELNPRLAALRAGARLGDVRTAEPLMKIVTSSKGLERLDAIALLSDLSGPNIDLSLRGLLEDTDLATRIAAYEALAKRAEKRQLATLAGRYLRGGAGELSPAYVEELSKVALPAGSIEGVQREMVAGSFFVDYVPVGDPLVYVTQQGRPRIVVFGKDLTLDKPFLASAWSERMMLVCDGDGGPVRALYRDPEGRSTKTTVRGDLRDLIRMFAQHPSVDDQRPGFALSYSEVVGALHELRGSGVGPYRFATEDDRLRGLLVAASNTLAAKDRPETADDAPQADAVVPVLADRATIEAASEFRPRIVPIPPKSK